The following proteins come from a genomic window of Schistocerca cancellata isolate TAMUIC-IGC-003103 chromosome 10, iqSchCanc2.1, whole genome shotgun sequence:
- the LOC126106722 gene encoding V-type proton ATPase 116 kDa subunit a 1-like: MDRHLVSIAGPVCAPSMLITFINMVLFKGSVPPKGCDEFMYSGQKGLQRFFVVLALLCVAWMLLAKPIVLIMRHCKAHQTLSSHPVPAENGMDAKVGSMSGTAHKDGADGAPAPRSSEDHDLGEIFIHQDIHTTEVEFQSKFYAGAGYSFLPFSFEAILDSASQAP, from the exons ATGGACCGACATTTG GTTTCAATAGCAGGCCCTGTGTGTGCTCCATCAATGTTAATCACTTTCATCAATATGGTATTGTTCAAAGGTAGTGTTCCTCCCAAAGGTTGTGATGAGTTCATGTATAGTGGACAG aaaggcttgcagAGGTTCTTTGTTGTTCTTGCTCTACTGTGTGTTGCTTGGATGCTTCTTGCAAAACCCATTGTTTTGATAATGAGGCACTGCAAAGCCCACCAAACG CTTTCAAGCCACCCCGTACCTGCAGAGAATGGCATGGATGCGAAGGTGGGATCGATGTCAGGGACAGCACACAAGGACGGTGCAGATGGGGCTCCCGCACCACGGAGCAGTGAAGACCACGACCTGGGAGAAATCTTCATCCATCAGGACATCCACACGACAGA GGTGGAGTTCCAGAGTAAGTTCTATGCTGGTGCAGGATATTCATTCCTGCCATTCTCATTCGAGGCAATCCTGGATTCTGCATCTCAAGCACCGTAG